One genomic window of Camelina sativa cultivar DH55 chromosome 5, Cs, whole genome shotgun sequence includes the following:
- the LOC104786957 gene encoding cytochrome P450 94C1-like gives MLLIISFIIVSIIFFVTFSLFHILFLQKLRYCNCEICHAYLTSSWRKDFVNLSDWYTHLLRRSPTSTIKVHVLNSVVTANPSNVEHILKTHFHNYPKGKQFSVILGDLLGRGIFNSDGDTWRFQRKLASLELGSVSVRVFAHEIVRNEIETRLVPILTSFSDSLGSVLDLQDVFRRFSFDTISKLSFGFDPDCLRLPLPTSEFAVAFDTASTLSAKRALAPFPLLWKLKRFFRIGSEKKLKESIDVINRLAGDLIKQRRLTGLVGNNDLISRFMAVVAEDDDEYLRDIVVSFLLAGRDTVASGLTGFFWLLTRHPKVENRIREELDRVMGTGFGSVTAGYDEMRDMNYLHATLYESMRLYPPVQFDSKFALNDDVLSDGTFVKRGTRVTYHAYAMGRMGRIWGPDYEEFKPERWLDNQGKFRPENPVKYPVFQAGARVCVGKEMAIMEMKSIAVAIIRRFETRVAGPESTDMLRFAPGLTAMVNGGLPVMIQERT, from the coding sequence ATGTTACTAATCATATCTTTCATCATCGTctcaatcatcttcttcgtaACATTCTCACTCTTCCACATACTCTTCCTTCAAAAGCTACGTTACTGCAACTGCGAGATCTGTCATGCTTACCTCACTTCAAGCTGGAGAAAAGACTTCGTCAACCTCAGCGACTGGTACACTCACCTCCTCCGGCGATCTCCGACGTCTACGATCAAAGTCCACGTTCTCAACAGCGTGGTCACGGCGAATCCATCGAACGTCGAACATATCCTCAAAACCCATTTCCACAACTACCCGAAAGGCAAACAGTTCTCCGTTATACTCGGTGATCTCTTAGGCCGTGGAATCTTCAACTCCGATGGAGACACGTGGCGGTTCCAGAGGAAACTCGCGAGTTTGGAACTCGGGAGTGTTTCCGTGAGAGTGTTCGCTCATGAGATTGTTAGGAACGAGATCGAGACACGTCTTGTTCCGATCCTGACATCGTTCTCGGACAGTCTCGGTTCGGTTCTGGATCTGCAAGATGTGTTTAGAAGATTCTCCTTTGATACGATTAGTAAACTGTCGTTTGGGTTTGACCCGGATTGTCTCCGGTTACCTCTACCGACATCGGAATTCGCCGTGGCTTTCGATACGGCGTCGACATTATCGGCGAAACGAGCTTTAGCTCCGTTTCCTCTGTTATGGAAACTCAAAAGGTTCTTTAGGATTGGTTCTGAGAAAAAGCTTAAAGAATCGATCGATGTGATAAACCGGTTAGCTGGTGATTTGATCAAGCAAAGGAGATTAACCGGTTTAGTTGGTAACAACGATTTGATATCTAGATTCATGGCGGTTGTGgcggaggatgatgatgagtatCTCCGAGACATCGTCGTGAGTTTTCTATTGGCTGGGAGGGATACGGTAGCTTCCGGTTTAACCGGATTTTTCTGGTTATTGACACGTCATCCGAAAGTAGAAAACCGGATCCGGGAAGAGTTAGACAGGGTCATGGGGACCGGTTTTGGCTCGGTCACTGCCGGTTATGATGAAATGAGAGATATGAATTATTTGCATGCGACGCTATACGAGAGCATGAGATTGTATCCGCCGGTTCAATTCGACTCCAAATTCGCTTTGAACGATGACGTTTTGTCTGATGGTACGTTTGTGAAACGAGGGACTAGAGTGACGTACCATGCTTACGCAATGGGTCGGATGGGTCGGATCTGGGGACCGGATTACGAAGAGTTTAAACCAGAGAGGTGGTTGGATAACCAAGGTAAATTCCGTCCCGAAAATCCGGTTAAGTACCCGGTTTTTCAGGCCGGAGCTAGGGTTTGTGTGGGGAAAGAAATGGCCATCATGGAGATGAAATCCATAGCGGTGGCGATCATTAGGAGGTTCGAAACACGGGTCGCTGGTCCCGAGTCCACCGATATGCTACGGTTTGCGCCTGGTCTAACCGCGATGGTTAACGGTGGATTACCTGTTATGATCCAAGAAAGGACTTAG